Proteins encoded together in one Campylobacter peloridis LMG 23910 window:
- a CDS encoding PepSY-like domain-containing protein, which yields MKKIILVFFLTLNILNAGIVIAPDSLPVNIKKFIKDYFNAEIGLVEQDGYSYEIYLSDGSELEFLLTGEFKEAENFKSLNYAILPLAIQNTIKNIYPNTNIIEIERKISYYKIKLNNQMKLYIDDNGNILRQKFDD from the coding sequence ATGAAAAAAATAATTCTAGTTTTTTTTCTAACTTTAAACATACTTAATGCAGGTATAGTTATAGCTCCTGATTCTTTACCAGTAAATATTAAAAAATTTATAAAAGATTATTTTAACGCAGAAATTGGTTTAGTAGAACAAGATGGTTATTCTTATGAAATTTATTTAAGCGATGGAAGTGAGTTAGAATTTTTACTTACTGGAGAATTTAAAGAAGCTGAAAATTTTAAATCATTAAATTATGCTATTTTGCCTTTAGCTATACAAAATACTATTAAAAACATCTATCCTAATACAAATATCATAGAAATAGAAAGAAAAATTTCATACTACAAAATCAAACTCAACAATCAAATGAAACTTTACATTGATGATAATGGAAACATCTTAAGACAAAAATTTGATGATTGA
- a CDS encoding rhomboid family intramembrane serine protease yields MVASFLIAINIVIFIYVNYLHFNSLNLDVILGLNLFFFQGFYWQILSSMFMHGNWPHLILNMIVLFQFGTMLEKYLKSFKFALLYFLGGILCSLLSVFYIYISFNGNFVNVVGASGAICVLMGFYAYLDKTATKGLIVAILLMSFAPILMGVNIAWYAHIFGFICGYIFAKFKVIK; encoded by the coding sequence ATGGTAGCTTCTTTTTTAATAGCAATAAATATCGTTATATTTATTTATGTAAATTATCTTCATTTTAACTCTTTAAATTTGGATGTAATTTTAGGTTTAAATTTATTTTTCTTTCAAGGTTTTTATTGGCAAATTTTAAGTTCCATGTTTATGCATGGAAATTGGCCACATTTGATTTTAAATATGATAGTGCTTTTTCAGTTTGGAACTATGCTGGAAAAATATTTAAAAAGTTTTAAATTTGCTTTGTTGTATTTTTTAGGCGGGATATTATGTTCTTTGCTTAGTGTATTTTATATATATATTAGTTTTAATGGTAATTTTGTAAATGTTGTTGGAGCTAGTGGAGCAATATGTGTTTTAATGGGATTTTATGCATATTTAGACAAAACTGCCACAAAAGGACTTATTGTGGCTATATTATTAATGAGTTTTGCACCTATTTTAATGGGTGTAAATATAGCTTGGTATGCACATATTTTTGGTTTTATATGTGGTTATATTTTTGCTAAATTTAAGGTTATTAAATGA
- a CDS encoding phosphohistidine phosphatase, with protein sequence MKYIYLIRHAKAQKENYEQDLQRDLSSSGKDDLKTMIYRIKNLNFKAQKIFSSPARRCIKTAQKLCKNFGLKEKDIVIEKSFYEDDLETILNFIKDLQQNRVVLVMHNPLLINLCEYLTHIDLENFPTSAILCLQFDINNFKELKEHSGEVVFFDYPKSQELTK encoded by the coding sequence ATGAAATATATCTATCTTATAAGGCATGCTAAAGCACAAAAAGAAAATTATGAACAGGATTTACAAAGAGATTTAAGTTCTAGCGGAAAAGATGATCTTAAAACTATGATATATAGAATAAAAAATTTAAATTTCAAAGCGCAAAAAATTTTTTCAAGTCCTGCAAGGCGTTGTATTAAAACAGCTCAAAAATTATGCAAAAATTTTGGATTAAAAGAAAAAGATATAGTTATAGAAAAAAGTTTTTATGAAGATGACTTAGAAACCATTTTAAATTTTATAAAAGATTTGCAACAAAATAGGGTAGTGCTTGTAATGCATAATCCTTTGCTAATAAATTTATGCGAGTATTTAACGCATATTGATTTAGAAAATTTTCCAACTTCTGCTATTTTATGCTTGCAATTTGATATAAATAATTTTAAAGAATTAAAAGAACACAGCGGAGAAGTTGTGTTTTTTGATTATCCTAAAAGTCAAGAATTAACTAAATAA
- a CDS encoding aspartate/glutamate racemase family protein: MKTIGLIGGMSYESTLSYYEIINKITNEKLGKLHSAKIILSSVDFEEIEECQRKNDWQKASLILTHHALLLEKCGVDFILICTNTMHKCYDVIAKSIKTPILHITKAMLLELQSQNIDKVLLLGTKYTMVENFYKQLLLDSKIEVFIPRNDDILKVNDIIFNELCKGIVKENSKQYFNDLIAQFSQVQGVILGCTELGLIIKENSKKLFDSAYIHAKMAALKALE; the protein is encoded by the coding sequence ATGAAAACCATAGGTTTAATCGGTGGTATGAGCTATGAAAGCACGCTTAGTTATTATGAAATTATCAATAAAATAACAAATGAAAAACTAGGAAAATTGCATAGTGCTAAGATAATTTTATCTAGTGTGGATTTTGAAGAGATAGAAGAATGCCAACGCAAGAATGATTGGCAAAAAGCAAGTTTGATTTTAACACACCATGCCCTACTTTTAGAAAAATGCGGAGTTGATTTTATATTAATTTGCACTAATACTATGCATAAATGCTATGATGTGATTGCAAAAAGCATTAAAACCCCTATTTTGCATATAACCAAGGCTATGCTTTTAGAGCTTCAAAGCCAAAACATCGACAAAGTCCTTTTATTAGGAACAAAATACACTATGGTTGAAAATTTTTATAAGCAACTTTTACTTGATTCAAAAATTGAAGTTTTCATCCCTAGGAATGATGATATATTAAAAGTCAATGATATTATTTTTAATGAGCTTTGCAAAGGCATTGTAAAAGAAAACTCAAAACAATATTTTAATGATTTAATCGCCCAATTTTCACAAGTTCAAGGTGTGATTTTAGGATGTACTGAACTTGGTTTGATTATCAAAGAAAATTCTAAAAAGCTATTTGATAGTGCTTATATTCATGCAAAAATGGCGGCTTTAAAAGCTTTGGAGTAG